The Engystomops pustulosus chromosome 7, aEngPut4.maternal, whole genome shotgun sequence DNA window gacacaggggaaggagcagtggtgtgcacggccggaggtgaacgggcttgttgccactgagtggggtgtttagcattcatatgcctgcgcatactggtggtagttaagctagtagtggtggaacccctgctgagcctggtttggcaaatgttgcacaccacagtccgtcggtcatccggtgtttccttaaagaacctccagacttctgaaaatctagccctcgccgcaagagccctcgccacgggagcttcactagttgacacatttggcgctgatgcaccagctctggccctgcctctccgtctggccccaccactgcctcttccaacctgttctggtcgaggactctcctctgtctcagaagcactgtgttcacccggcctatcaacccagcttgggtctgtcacctcatcatcctccgatccctcagtctgctcccccctcggacttcctgccctgacaacaacttccccactgtctgacaaccgtgtctcctcatcgtcggacacctctttacacacttccactacgtcaagaaggtcatcatcacccacagactgcgactggtggaaaacctgggcatcggaaaattgctcagcagcaaccggacaagtggtttgtgactgtgggaagggtccagaaaacagttcctcagagtatgccggttcaaatgccaaattgtcctgggagggggcagactgggggggaggaggctgaggtgcaggagctggaggagtgccgatttcggtgacatgggtggactgcgtggaagactgactggtggacaaattgctcgaagcattgtcggcaatccacgacatcacctgttcgcactgttctggcctcaacagtgctctaccacgagtcccagtaacttcagacatgaacctagggagtgtagctctgcggcgttcccctgctccctcataagcaggtggcgtctcaccccgcccaggaccacggcctctgacccctgcagtagttggacgcccacgtccccgccctcgtcctctacccctagccctcaggttaaacatttttaaaatgagagttatagctttaatttttttttaactttttttttgtggttttttttgtgttttttagtttttaaaaccaaacgatgctatcctattgctatggctattttctagccaagtatgaaagcacactactatgccagatgagatgacgctgagttattaaacaaaataaacgtaaaataaaaaaggacaaatggcagactgtgcctaattgaaatccaacccctactaaattttcccacttcggtctttgcaatggatatgtgcgtcactaagcgcaaaacacagcggtcgcaagtctcactacaaattgctcacaatttgctagtagatgcactgcagcaagtacagccaccagcagatcaaccagaaatcaaatatatataacgctactgtaggcgtaagtaagccgtttggattctcctatggctattttctagcaaagtatgaaagcacactactatgcaagatgagatgacactgagttattaaaaaaataaacgtaaaataaaaagtaaatggcagactgtgcctaattgaaatcaaacccctaataaattttcccactttggtgtttgaggtggatatgtgtgtcactaagagctaaacacaacggtagcaagtccccctgcaaattcctcacaatatggtactagctgcaaataaaaaaaaaaaagtataacgttattgtagccctaagaagggctgttgggttcttggagaatcactcctgcctaacagtaagctaatagaacaccctaacgctttccctgaccagcagcagctctctccctagcggcatccagacacagaatgatccgagcagcgcgggcagcggctagtctattccagggtcacctgatctggccagccaaccactgctatcgacgtgtaagggtaccacgtcatgctgggtggagtgcagagtctcctggcttgtgattggctctgtttctggccgccaaaaagcaaaacggcgggagctgccattttctcgaacgggcgaagtattcgtccgagcaacgagcagtttcgagtaccctaatgctcgaccgagcatcaagctcggacgagcatgttcgctcatctctagtagacgtCCTTAAACCTCTCATATCGGGACACGGAGAGGGCAGTGCAGAGACTCTTCTTTCTCATAGACTGGGTGAAAAGTTTTTCCATTCATAGTTTTATTAAATAACAGACTGAAAACAAGTTAAGCAATGGCATGACAATACTGCGCCTTTTGGGGcaaatacaaccaagtgccagataaaaaaaaaaaacacaagtcaaTAAAGACAATACAGAATAAGGTGCAAAACTGCATAAACATTCTCAGAACATTAGATGGAGGAAGAGCAAAAAGGCAAAGAAGAAAGTaagcttaaaaaaataattaatttaaaagtAAGGAAGGAGAGAAACAAGAACGGAAGCAAGGGAACAGGGaccacaggggcagggggcaAGCAGCCAGAAACTTGCAGGGTGGTTAGGAGAGGGCCAACCAATCACACAGACACTTTAATCCTGGGTGCACAGTAAGCAGATGAGGACAGGAAGGTCTGCCAATGGAGCCAAGTGTTAGAGAAGTGGGTGCGATCTACTGGGGACTGTGCAATAAGTTCCTCCATCCTGTGAGTGGAGGCTACTTCAGCCACTCAGAGATTGAGGGGGAAGCTTCTGAGCACCATCTCCTGGAGATTACGGTTTTAGCAGCTTGGAGAAGGTGACAGGTGAGAGATTTTTTATATTTGAGGGCACTATGTCAAACATAAATAAAAGGGTCGCTTCAGAGGTACTTGGGATTAGGTTGCCTGCAACGTCTTTTATGCAAGCGAGACCAGTGGACCAGAATTACTTAGACTCGGGCAGGACCACTACAGGTGGGTCATGAAGCCATTGCTGGAACCACAATGCCAGCAGACATCAGGGGCCTTGGGGTCTCATGTGTGCAGTAACAAGGACACTCTGTACCATCTAGATAAGATCTTATAACTCTTGATACCTGATGGCGATCACGGCTCTCTGGGAAAGGGAGAAGTCTTTCTGTCACTGTGCAGGGGAGAAGGTATTTCTCAGTTCCGGGTGTAACATTTATCACAACTTTACCTGATCTTCTGGACAGCAGTCAGacgggtctggcagtgctggatcggGTATGACTTCTGGCCAGAAGACACAGGAGCTTTTTAGCAAACCTTTTTCTTGCTTAAAAGTGTgtgttataatacaaacaatgcaGAATATAGGCATTTAATAGTCATTACTAACAAAACCGAAGCCTCAAAAGATCATTTTGCCAGTTttagtgaaaatctgaaaaaaaaaacactcctacaaataaaagttatttttcccCCAATTTCACCGTCCTGAGCATATTCACTTTCCCATCGACATTGCTCTGAGCGCTTGTTTATTGTAATTAGGATTATATGCCATCCACCATTGTAACTTTATTCTACAAATCGATATGATTATGGTAATAATAATGTTATGTATGGCCTTTGGGTTTATAACGTAGGTAAAATAAAATCTATTGCAttcaaagaaaattaaaaaaaagtgggtCTTATCCTaactgtagtattttatttgtatttgtcaaCTATGATTTGCAAAtttctgtggaatatgatggcactatataaagattattattattaacaccaAATTGAATATATGCGCtttgtttttctaattttttttttaattcatgtcACAATGCAATCGCAAatataggaggagatttatcagaagtttctaaaagcagaattgttctagctactcatggcaaccaatcagagctcagttttcattttataaattgctGTGGGAATTTAATAGTTGAACtttcattggttgccatgagcaactatgaTAGCTTTGtcctgacacttctgataaatattgCACATAATACTTTTGTAATCAGTTTACCAAAGTATTACTATCTGTAGGTGTAAACTGGCAAGCTGTCACTACATGTGTTAGGGCTCCCACAGACTATAGTAGTTGGCACAGAAATCACAGTGCAACAGCAGCACCGAACTGCAATCTTGATTAcagtggggaagcagggactccttgaatCATGCATCGCAGTGAAGTAAGAAGTTCTCTTACTGGACTATTCCTGTCAACACCTACGGAGTTTAAATAGCCATAACTAGCATTATCACTTAAAGTAGCCAAGGAGCCTGGCTACCAATCACTGTCTGGTTTTAGTGTCCTTGTGATCAAGTACATGTAGCTGTACATCCATTGGCAGCAGCTGCCCCAGGTATAGGCCCTCACATTGGCCTGTCCCATTTTATAAATGAGGCTAGTGAAGGACTTCAATATGCTTTTTCAAACAGAAGAAGAAATAAGTGTCTGCCACCTTTGGAGGTGAGGACGCCTGCCGCTATTGGCCCGCTTTGTATTTTATTGGTATTTTGTTACAACACAACCAATAAAACCAGGACTAAATAAAAAAACGTTTCTAAAATAATCCatagtaaaaacaaaacaaattcaGCAACACATAACTATGCACAATGTACTTTCTTCTCCTGTTTTAAGGAGAATGAGAGCAGGAAACTTGGTGCTCCACATTATCAAAGGTACTTTACCAAGTAATAATAATGTGTGTGACCAGCATTGACACACTATACAGATAATACTCCCTCCAGTGGCCATCGgtggtatatattaattataataattcctttatatagcgcacaaagatttcacagtgctacacagagcttagaccctgtccccatgggccTCATAATCTAATCATATGTTGACtcaaatgtattaaaatttacCGAATTGGGTAATCATCTTGAAAATAGCCTATTGGTAGGTGGTGGTACTGTGCCACAGTTTCCGAAAAAGCAGATAcgtttatttttaattgttttaacaccgtggtggtggtggggttatCATACCATGGCGCCTCGTACAAAAGCATTTGATGCAATCCCCGTCCCTGGAGAATCTATTATGAGCCTCAAGCCTCATAAATCGTGTGTGGGTTGTGCCGCAGGAAGTTCTCCTCTAGGTCAGACAGCGCCCCCCTTCAAGCCTAATTGCCATGTAGGTGGTGTAAGGGGGAAATCTCAGAGCTTGTATGCCTGATTTCAAGTACAACAGCTCTAATAAATCCCCCAGTGTTTCCAAAAAGCACATTGTTTTTGACTTCGACAATTCATTTAACAGATTACTGTAAGTAATGGTAATGGCCACCATGGTAAAAGGTATTGAGAGGTGTAACACCTAACCATGTAACAGATGCATTGTCTGATAAGGTACCTAGTTCTGCCTGATCACATGACTGTTGTGTATGTGCTGCGAGTCTAAGAGCAGATTGGTGATAAATTTACTAGTATTTAAAGgtttattcccatctgggcattcacatttaatttagatatgtaaacatttcttcaattggatgttattaaaaaaaaaagttgttgtgtgaagataatttctcataaatgtagcgaaacgagatagcttccttggatacgaccacctccctTTTAGGCAGCagaggccagacatgcgctatagagtcttgcctgaccccctggattcagcaatcattaccacaggacggctgtaggacctgcagtaactcccagacatttcatatacaaaaaccttttgtttctttgtgcaaaccctccagcagaggtggccgtatccaaacaCACAGTCCTGTTTCTAAGGGAccctatgactacatttatgagaaattatcttcacatgggtaaaaattttttaataacatcttatcgaagaaatgtacactcaccggccactttattgggtacacctgtccaactgctcgttaacacttaatttctaatcagccaatcacatggcggcaactcagtgcatttaggcatgtagacatggtcaagacaatctcctacagttcaaaccgagcatcagtatggggaagaaaggtgatttgagtgcctttgaacgtggcatggttgttggtgccagaagggctggtctgagtatttcagaaactgctgatctactgggattttcacacacaaccatctctagggtttacagagaatagtccgaaaaagaaaaaacatccagtgagcggcagttctgtgggcggaaatgccttgttgatgccagaaattagaggagaatgggcagactggttctagctgatagaaaggcaacagtgactcaaatcgccacccgttacaaccaaggtaggcagaagagcatctctgaacgctaggtacgtcgaactttgaggcagatgggctacagcagcagaagaccacaccgggtgccactcctttcagctaagaacaggaaactgaggctacaatttgcacaagctcatcgaaattggacagtagaagattggaaaaacgttgcctggtctgatgagtctcgatttctgctgcgacattcggatggtagggtcagaatttggcatcaacaacatgaaagcatggatccattctgccttgtatcaacggttcaggctggtggtggtggtgtcatggtgtggggaatatattcttggcactctttgggccccttggtaccaattgagcatcgtggcaacaccacagcctacctgagtattgttgctgaccatgtccatccctttatgaccacaatgtacccaacatctgatggctactttcagcaggataatgcgccatgtcataaagctggaatcatctcagactggtttcttgaacatgacaatgaggtcactgtactcaaatggcctccacagtcaccagatctcaatccaatagagcatctttgggatgtggtggaacgggagattcgcatcatggatgtgcagccgacaaatctgcggcaactgtgtgatgccatcatgtcaatatggaccaaaatctctgaggaatgcttccagcaccttgttgaatctatgccatgaagaattgaggcagttctaaaggaaaaagggggtccaacccgttactagcatggtgtacctaataaagtggccggtgagtgtatatatggcagataaatgaaattgaatgaatgtccagacgagaatacccttttaaggatGGAATGCCCCTTTCAAACTAGGCTTTGTACTAGCAGACATTTATTAGAATTCTTTACTCTGGAAGGAAAAAAAAGCGCACAGAAAAAGGTGGTAAGGAGTCATGCTTCCAATTTGTCTTAAAATTTGCAAAGACAGTTCTGTCATGATGCGGCCAGCTCCTTCAGATTTTCATAGGACCATATACAATGCAATGTGAAAAGCCTCCAGTTGAGCATTATTAATGTTGACATCTGAATTTTTCCAGTGtataatatctgctttatgtacgTCATGTCTTATGTTGTATTGCATCTAGGGCACATTAACAGCCTCTGTTAGCCAACAATCCAACATCTCTGGGATaaagggaattaaaaaaaaaaaaaagctacaatgCTGAGAAAAATCTGAGCTGTAAAACCAGTGATCTCAGGAAGGAAGTAAAGAGAAGAGCTGTCTCCTCATGCCTGGGGTTCAGACTAATAAAAAGAGACTAGATAACTGAGacggaagagggaaaaaaaaggagGGGGAAACTGCTTCAGCGACCTTTAGTGCACACAAAACCATCAGAACATGAGTGTCTGCTCTTACATGCAAGTCTATATGGTATAGAAGAGGAAGCACTGAACTAGATTCCATCTCGGCTCCAGCATGATACTGGTATGTACTTATTTCTGCATGATGTGGGGCATGCCTGCGTCTTCTTTCCATGCCATTTTCCATTCATTCAGTATGCATTGCCTGCATTGTTGCCTGCTCCGTAGTTAAACAATGCAAGCAGACATAGCTAAACTGAAGTCAATCCTTTTATTTATACAGAGCACTAGGAAAGAATTCTTGCAATGCAAGTTTTCTATAAGAACTTTGTGGATTCTCAGGGGAAAGAGATTCTCCTTTTGAATTAAACTTAGAGACATGAAACGGGCACAAGGTCACATGACAAATTCAACTTTAAGAGTGTGCACATCAGCAGATGCAGCTAGTGCATAGCCAGCTACTATCATGTCAGATGTCCACAGCCTCGCTGCCTTTATTCTAAGGTACCAAAACAACAGAACTAGCCCAGAGACATCTCCAGTGGACTCTACTGAAACATCACATTATATATTTTAACAGACTTACGTGCCAGACCTGTAAGAAACATCCAGgacgagagagaaagagagaatacACTAAGACCTAACAGTCTGGGAGTAAAAGGTAAATTATACCCAGTAGCTCTTGTGTTGTCTTTACTAATTGTTAGGATTATTCTCATTTTGCCTCTAATGTTATTTGATTTGACTTTatacaaaataacattttcaCTTGGTATCCAAATACAATTCGTGTTCATTTTAAGACTGACTATTCATTCTTTCACcaccaaaaggaaaaaaatgccATTCTTTGGTTGGATGAAATGGTCCAAAGCGGATTCTGACAAGTCCACACAATACCCTGGCTCCGAAGTGGTGACAAAGACTTTGCTAAGGGAATTGCAGTGGCACCTGGGAGAGCGTGAACGACTACTGCACGAGATAGAGAACGAGCAGAGGGGACAGAAACCAGGATCAGATTATAACTGGCTGAGGAACGACTACAGCTTGAAGCCAAGCATCCCGGTCACCGAGCAGAAACAGCTGGAGGTCCTGTGCTCACAGATCCAGCCGTGCCACACAGGGACCGTGCTCAGCAGGTAACACTGCTCCTAGTCCTACTTTTACCAACAAAAATGTCATTTCTTTCTGCCGAGTGCTGCAATGATTTAATCAATTAGTACCTTCCTGCAACTATACAGATTGTAGCCATGGCTTATAATGTTTTTAAAGGAGACCTAgatccctcctgcctctgccATTTATCTGTAATTTGATAGTTCTGGAACCctatttgttaaaaatgtatttcagtaatatttaaattaactgcagaggcttctggggcgtgtactagtctggccgggcactgggagataaggctactccccgccccagtagcctctgcagttaatttacatattaccaaaATTAAGTTTTTAGCAAGATAGGTTCGGtctcaggattattaaattacagattagggcagaagcaggaggaatctaccatcagatttacttctgATATTAAATTCctcatggtaaatttcctttaagcatttatTTCTACATGAAAGACAGATAAATATATTGGTTTAAACAAAATTTAATGTACAAACAATATAAACACATAAAAAGGTACTAGAACTAATAGAGCTGCTCTCTATGATCTCTGAATGGAAGAGACTTGACCAATACAGTTAAAATTTT harbors:
- the RD3L gene encoding protein RD3-like, yielding MPFFGWMKWSKADSDKSTQYPGSEVVTKTLLRELQWHLGERERLLHEIENEQRGQKPGSDYNWLRNDYSLKPSIPVTEQKQLEVLCSQIQPCHTGTVLSRFREVLAENDVLPWEIVYIFKQVLKDFLSSIERENQQVKLLDMWNANCPINFTMPGEPGLHKEEIPTVSSYVDRNMQSLFPTFSHRIWNLPYYYPSG